A single region of the Xenopus laevis strain J_2021 chromosome 4L, Xenopus_laevis_v10.1, whole genome shotgun sequence genome encodes:
- the mgat4g.L gene encoding LOW QUALITY PROTEIN: alpha-1,3-mannosyl-glycoprotein 4-beta-N-acetylglucosaminyltransferase C (The sequence of the model RefSeq protein was modified relative to this genomic sequence to represent the inferred CDS: substituted 4 bases at 4 genomic stop codons), with the protein MRIWHLSQFFFVLMVVLCLTVVLKKKGTECDCRDSVQKREEFEEQLLQRSNVSNSCSPQNFSVRQDVLGVLHIPYDYLLGTPGTGKRFLTIGISSVKRKKQNYLLETIDSVFNHLSPGELEEVRLVVYLANQDQSLNLNTAQEINEKFASTIPSAGRLPIXXHKPPLPKTFPPHGPVXKRPNYQXPTLYGVKFRSKQNVDYAFLVNFCANLSKYYLMLEDDVSCAHNFLTRIKMGIESQRTSWTTITFSSLGYIGKLYHNLDLPKLARFLLLFYDEMPCDWLLDHFYRSKAQLEMIRIKPSLFQHMGTYSSFQNNHNKLKDKEFVEVVEKFGDSPPASCFTNIEAYLDHVADNVCFLGPNFFWGKNLTPSSHFTMVFQEPINIENVTIVTGSADHPGDVLRSGYVQLGRRKVTDNGHQTCKDFTNIGEFHGGVFSSNNINNPMGENIDCLKVQVSATQEHWLLIQKIGIWMRK; encoded by the exons ATGAGAATATGGCATTTATCTCAGTTTTTCTTTGTGTTAATGGTCGTACTCTGCCTGACTGTCGTGCTAAAGAAGAAGGGGACGGAGTGTGACTGCAGGGATTCTGTCCAG AAAAGAGAAGAATTTGAGGAACAGTTACTACAAAGGAGCAACGTATCGAACTCATGTTCCCCCCAAAACTTTTCTGTGAGGCAAGACGTGCTGGGTGTTCTGCACATCCCGTACGATTATCTTCTGGGAACTCCCGGCACTGGAAAAC GGTTCTTGACCATCGGGATTTCGTCTGTGAAGAGGAAAAAGCAGAACTACTTGCTGGAAACCATTGATTCTGTTTTCAATCACCTGAGCCCCGGGGAGCTGGAAGAGGTCCGCCTTGTGGTCTATTTGGCCAACCAGGACCAGTCCCTAAACTTAAACACCGCCCAAGAGATTAATGAGAAGTTTGCTTCTACCATCCCAAGTGCCGGGCGCCTTCCGATATAGTAACATAAGCCACCTCTTCCCAAAACTTTTCCGCCACATGGACCGGTCTGAAAACGGCCGAATTACCAATGACCCACACTGTACGGGGTCAAATTTAGGTCCAAGCAGAATGTGGATTATGCTTTTCTGGTAAATTTCTGCGCTAATTTATCCAAGTACTACCTCATGCTAGAAGATGACGTCTCATGCGCTCACAATTTCCTCACCAGGATTAAAATGGGCATAGAGTCTCAGAGGACCTCTTGGACCACCATCACCTTCTCAAGCCTGGGATACATTGGGAAGCTCTATCATAACCTAGACCTTCCCAAACTCGCCCGATTCTTGCTGCTGTTTTATGACGAAATGCCTTGTGATTGGTTGTTGGACCATTTCTACAGGTCGAAAGCCCAACTGGAGATGATTCGGATCAAACCTTCGCTCTTCCAGCACATGGGCACATACTCTTCATTCCAAAATAACCATAACAAGTTGAAGGACAAAGAGTTTGTGGAAGTGGTGGAAAAGTTTGGAGACAGCCCACCGGCCTCTTGTTTTACCAACATAGAAGCTTATTTAGATCACGTGGCAGATAATGTTTGCTTTTTAGGTCCGAATTTCTTCTGGGGTAAGAATTTGACCCCTTCCAGTCACTTCACCATGGTCTTCCAGGAGCCTATTAACATAGAGAATGTCACAATTGTCACTGGGTCGGCAGATCACCCGGGCGATGTGCTGAGATCAGGGTACGTACAACTGGGGCGACGGAAGGTTACGGACAATGGTCACCAGACCTGCAAAGACTTCACAAACATTGGGGAGTTTCATGGTGGGGTTTTTAGCAGCAATAATATAAACAACCCAATGGGGGAGAACATTGACTGCTTGAAGGTGCAAGTCTCTGCCACTCAAGAACACTGGCTTTTAATACAGAAAATTGGAATTTGGatgagaaagtaa